The Paenibacillus sp. FSL H7-0357 nucleotide sequence AGGGACCTGCTGCAGCTTGTAAAACTCGGTCGTCCCCACAACCTCCAGTCTCTCGCCGAATTTGCTCCTTAGCTTGTAATAAAGCAGACGCGCGCTGCCTAAACCCGAAGTGCATACGACCAGGCAACGTTTGGGCCTGATATCCATCTGCTGTCTTTCCATGGCTGCACCGATATGAATAGCCAGGTACCCCATTTCCGTCTCGGGAATCAACATATTGAGCTTACTTTCAATTAGCTTGGCTCCGATGACACCTGCCTGAAAAGCCAGGGGATAGTTGCTCTTCACATGCTCAAGCATCGGATTGCGGATGCTCATCCCGTATCTGACACGGTTCAGCGCCGGCTTCAAATGAAGGCAAATGCCCATCAACAGCTCTTGATCCCTGCTGATTCTCAAGTTAAGGTCCCTGTCAATTTCAGCAAGGATTTCCTTCCCCAGCTCATAAATCCTGCGATCCAACAGCTTCTCGGGACCGGCATCTTCCTTCTCTTCCCCGGTGACCCCCGCAAACCACTTATTGCCGGCCAGATGCATGGCTATATAGGCAACCTCATCTTCGGGAAAAGATAAGTCCAGCTCTCGTTCAATCAGCGCAACAATCTGCTCAGCGGCCTGGAATTCCTCAGCGGCCCGGAATTCTTCCTTCTCATCCACAAGCATCGCGACCCGGTTCCCGTCACGAATCCGCTTACAGGCGATCGCAATATGAATAGACAGATTGCTGAAGGCAACATCCGACAGGCTCACGCCAAGCTTCTGAATCTGTTCCAGAATAATGCTGCGTATCAGCGTCATCTCGCGGGGAGAGACAATGCGAGCCGCATCCTGTATTCCTCCGGCGCGCTCTTCATCCGAGCGGTTCACCACAAATTCAGATATGCACAAACGCAACCGTACTTCATCGCCTCTCAGCTTTATGCCATAGTTCGGGCGCTTGTCGATACCAATCCCATAAGCAAGCAACGTCTGCTTGACCTCTTTGAAATCGTTCTGAACAGTGGACTTGCTGACATAGAGCTCATCTGCCAGCTCTTCAAGCTTCAAATACGCTCCGGCAAGCAGGAGACGCCTGATTAAATAAAGCTGCCGGTATTCAGGTGATCCCGAATCTTCCGGTTCATTGTTCATAAACAATTGCTGCAGCAGCATACGAAAGCTGCTGTCGTCTGTAATCTTCAGTTCATACCCTCTTGAGCGAACAGGTTGAACCGATGCTCCATGCTTGGCCAGGAACTCATCCAACTCTCTGATGTCACTGCGTACGGTGCGTGAAGTAACCTGGATCAATTTTGCCAGATGCTCGCTTTTGACAGGAATGTCCGCAGCCAGCAGATGCTGTAAAATCGAAACCATGCGTGAATTCATTCAAGGTCCCCCTGTTCTTATAAATGCAATACGATTTTAGTCCAGCCCGGAGCTGTCCGGCATTTGTCCCGCAAGCCCGGAACCGGCAGGAGCCGCGCAGGAATTCCGTTCCACCAAAATGGTGTCCACAATAATTTTGCTTGTCCCCTGCGAGCCCTGCGAGAGTGTATCAGTCAGCAGATCAACTGCCAGACTGGCCATTCTTTCTTTATCTACGTGAATAGTTGTCAACTCCGGAGTGACAACCAGCGATTCATTAATATTATCAAAGCCAATGACCGAAGTATGCTGCGGTACCCGGATGCCCAACTCGTTCATCGTCTTCATGGCGCTGATAGCTATATAGTCACATTCGCAGAACCAGGCCGTAGGCATAGTGTTCCCGTTCTCCAGATAGGTGGTCAACTGCCGTTTCAGCTCATCCTGAGAAGTAAGAATAGTTGGCGCTACGGACAAATATGCTGCCTCGGATACCCTCAGACCCCGCTCAGAAAGCGCCGCCATAAAGCCGCGTTTACGTTCCTCAAAATTGTGAATTCGCAAATTGGAAGCGATATAGCCAATCGAGGTATGTCCAATGTTGCACAAATAGACCCCGGCCTGATATGCACCCATTACATTATTAATTTGAATGAATTGTACAGGCAACGTCTCAAAGCAGGTATCGAGCACAATCAGATTCGGCAGTTTGGCATGAATATCCCTGATTTGTTCACGGGTCAAATTGGTGCCCAGCACTATGGTTCCGACACTGCGTTTCTCATCGGCTACCACCTGGATATCCCTCTGAAAAAATTCTACATCTAACGTTGAAAAAATCAGGGCATATCCTTTCTGCCGGCAGCGTTCTTCAATAAAATGAATCAATTCTTTAAAAAATGGCTGCTGATAATATTCTTCAAGGATAATCCCTGAATTTGTACATACAAGAAAAAGCAACGATTTATCTGCTTTTGTAACGGCTACTTCCCTGCTCTTGGGGCTGTATCCAGCTTCATAGGCTACTTGGAGA carries:
- a CDS encoding BglG family transcription antiterminator — encoded protein: MNSRMVSILQHLLAADIPVKSEHLAKLIQVTSRTVRSDIRELDEFLAKHGASVQPVRSRGYELKITDDSSFRMLLQQLFMNNEPEDSGSPEYRQLYLIRRLLLAGAYLKLEELADELYVSKSTVQNDFKEVKQTLLAYGIGIDKRPNYGIKLRGDEVRLRLCISEFVVNRSDEERAGGIQDAARIVSPREMTLIRSIILEQIQKLGVSLSDVAFSNLSIHIAIACKRIRDGNRVAMLVDEKEEFRAAEEFQAAEQIVALIERELDLSFPEDEVAYIAMHLAGNKWFAGVTGEEKEDAGPEKLLDRRIYELGKEILAEIDRDLNLRISRDQELLMGICLHLKPALNRVRYGMSIRNPMLEHVKSNYPLAFQAGVIGAKLIESKLNMLIPETEMGYLAIHIGAAMERQQMDIRPKRCLVVCTSGLGSARLLYYKLRSKFGERLEVVGTTEFYKLQQVPLHNIDFVVSTVPIPQPFSVPVIVVQTLLGGGDMDNINALLNGEKPYSFRYIMEELVFLRQSFTTKEEIITFLGDKMSEFGLIRSSEGFIGLVLERENAAPTAYGNLVAIPHPIIPQSNRTVWAICTLKSPIDWSGRPVQFICLLSIDKSGEEPQAKMYQHLMGLVDDTEIIQQMLKCKTYAEFARIIVKHKLY
- a CDS encoding LacI family DNA-binding transcriptional regulator, whose amino-acid sequence is MKMEDIAKLANVSKAAVSLAFSGKPGIGPDTRERILQVAYEAGYSPKSREVAVTKADKSLLFLVCTNSGIILEEYYQQPFFKELIHFIEERCRQKGYALIFSTLDVEFFQRDIQVVADEKRSVGTIVLGTNLTREQIRDIHAKLPNLIVLDTCFETLPVQFIQINNVMGAYQAGVYLCNIGHTSIGYIASNLRIHNFEERKRGFMAALSERGLRVSEAAYLSVAPTILTSQDELKRQLTTYLENGNTMPTAWFCECDYIAISAMKTMNELGIRVPQHTSVIGFDNINESLVVTPELTTIHVDKERMASLAVDLLTDTLSQGSQGTSKIIVDTILVERNSCAAPAGSGLAGQMPDSSGLD